Genomic segment of Sodaliphilus pleomorphus:
GGACAGATGCAAGTGCTGCTCGTTGAGCGCGGCCACGAGCCCTACAAGGGCTGCTGGGCACTGCCTGGCGGCTTTATCAACATCGACGAGGACGCCCCTGCCGCCTGCCGCCGCGAGCTCAAGGAGGAGACGGGCATCGCCGCGGGCCAGCTCATGCAGCTGGGCGCCTACACCAAGCCCGACCGCGACCCGCGCGGCCGCGTGATATCGATCGTGTTTCTGGCCTACGTCGACAAGCGCGTCGAGCCCCAGGCCGGCGACGACGCCAGCAAGGCCCGCTGGTTCAAGCTCACCGAGCTGCCCGAGTTGGCCTTCGACCATGCCCAGATACTGCGCGACGTGGCCGCAATGCTATAGCGCCACGCCGCACAGGGGGAGGGTAAGGGACAAAAAAATATTGCGCTCACCCGCCGCTATTGGGCAAAACCATGTGGCTCCACAGCACAGTGCGGCGGGGGTGCCGCCCCCTTCCTCTACTTGGCCGTGAGTGTGACCAGCGGCACGAGCATTTCCTCCATCGAGATGCCGCCGTGCTGGAAGGTGTCGGTGTAATACTGCACGTAGTAGTTGTAGTTGTTGGGATAGGCAAAAAAGTCGCGGTTAGACGCAAAAATGTAGGTCGACGACACGTTGAGCAGCGGCAGCCCGTAGCGCTTGGGCTGTTTTATTTCATACACCTGCTTGGGGTTGTAGCTCAGGTTCTTGCCCACCTTGTAGCGCAGGTTGGTGTTGGTGTTCTTGTCGCCCACCACCTTGATGGCATTTTCCACGCGCACGGTGCCGTGGTCGGTTGTGAGCACCACCTTCCACCCCTTGCGGGCGATGAGCTTGAAAATCTCGAGGGCATAGCTGTTGCGAAACCACGTCTCGGTGAGACGGCGGTAGGCCTCGTCGTCGTTGGCCAGCTCGCGTATCATCTTGCTCTCGGTGCGGGCGTGCGACAAGATGTCGACAAAGTTGAACACCAGCACATTCAGGTCGTAGTTGTCGAGCTGGGAAAAATTCTGCACCAGGTGCTCGCCGGCAGCCGTGTCGTTCATCTTGTTGTAGGAGAACTTGAAGCGGCGTCGGTAGCGGTCGAAAAACGTCTGTATGAGCGGCGCCTCGTTCAGGTTCTTGCCCTCGTCCTCATCCTCGTCGACCCACAGGTCGGGAAACATGCGCTCGATGTCGATAGGCATCAGGCCCGAGAAAATGGCGTTGCGGGCATATTGCGTGGCCGTGGGCAGGATGGTGGTGTAGAGCGCCTCGCTCTCCACGTTGAAGTAGTCGCTCAGCAGGGGGCTTATCGTCTTCCACTGGTCGAGGCGGAAGTTGTCGATCACTACAAAGCACACCTTCTCCTGGTTGTCGAGCAGGGGCAGCAGTTGCGTCTTGAATATCTCGTGGCTCATGAGCGGGTGCGTGTCGGTAGTGACCCATTTCTCATAGTTGCGACGCACAAACTTGGCCCAGGCGCTGTTGGCCTCCACCTTCTGGGCATGCAGCAAGTCGACCATGCCCGTGTCGGCATTGGAGAGCGACAGCTCCCAGCGCACGAGCGTGCTGTACACCTCATACCAGTCGTCGATCGTGGCCGCCATGTTGATCATCTGGCTTATGCGCATGAACTCCTGCTGGTAGTCGCTCTGCACCTTCTCGGCCACCAGGTCGCTGCTGTGCAGGTTCTTCTTTATCGACAGCAATATCTGCATGGGGTTGACCGGCTTTATCAAGTAGTCGGCAATCTCGCTGCCTATGGCCTGGTTCATGATGTTCTCCTCCTCGCTCTTGGTGATCATGATCACCGGCACGTTGGGCTGTGCAATCTTTATCTGCTGCAAGGCCTCCAGGCCGCTTATGCCCGGCATGTTCTCGTCGAGAATGATCAAGTCGAAGTTTTGCGACTGCAGCAAGTCGAGCGCATCGCGGCCGTTGGTCACCGTGGTCACCTCGTAGCCCTTGTTGTTGAGAAACAAAATGTGTGGTTTCAGCAAGTCGATCTCGTCGTCGGCCCACAATATCTGTTCTTTGCTCATAGTCTTTCTGTGCTCTTTGATTTGTTTTACACCTCAGGCGGCCCTGCTGGCGCATCGGCCCGCCCGCCTGCAAAGTTAACCCATAATTCCTCCCCCTGCAATACCCCCGCACGCCCAGCCACAGCGAAAAAATGGCGTGGCATGTGCGGCAGGGCTGGCGGGGGCTGGCGGCCTTAGCCCTTGTGGTGCGCCTGGCGAAGATAATCGGAAGGCGAGATGCCCGTGACGCGCTTGAAAGCCAAGGCAAAATTAGACCGCGACCCGAAGCCCACATCGTTGGCAATAGCCGCAATGGTGAGGTGGCCATAGTGCTCCTGGTCACCAAGCCGCCTGCAGGCCTCGGCCACACGCGCCTCATTGAGAAGCTGCTTGAAGTTCTTGCGATACCGCTCGTTGATGACATGCGACACATATTTGTCGTTCGACTCCACAAGTGTGGCCAGTTGATGCAGAGAGAAGTCTTGCGCACAGAAGATTTCAGGGTTGTTGATCGTCTGGTCTATGTGCTCCAGCAGCGAACTCTTCAGGTCCTCGCTGAGCCCCGCCGCGCGATTGAGGCCCGATTGCGCGGCGGTCGCAATTGCGCTCTTGTGCTCCAGCAGCTCCACATTTTTCTCATAGAGTTTTCTCACATAGGCCTTCTGCTTGCGCAGCCCGCGTATGTTCACCACCAGCGCCACGGCAATGACAATGATGAAAGCCAGCAACACCAGCACGGCCATCACCATCTGGTGGTGCCGGGCATTGCTCTCGGCAAGCTGGGTGTTCACCCTTGAAAGCTCGTGTACGAAAACCGAGCGCTCCATGCGGTCGGCATTGCTCCTTGTGAGCAGACTGTCTTTTGATTTCAAATACAGGTAGTCGTAGTGAGTGGCCAAGGCCGTCTCCCCACGTTCGCGATACAGGTCCGACTTGTGTTGCAAAACCTTGTTGTGGGTGGCGGCGTCGGCATATTGCGAGGCATATTCCTCAAGTCGGTCAAGGATGTGCATTGCCTCGTCCCATTGCTTTGTCTTGTGATAGACTTCATATATATTCCAGAGCGCCAGCACCCTGCAGTTCATTGTCACCGACTTCACGGCGTCGGCATCGCGCAGTTGCTGCCTGAACGTGGCCAAAGCTTCCCGGTATGCCCCCCTGTTGTAGGCCAACGTGCCCCGATAGTCGTCATAAACAAACTTCGACAGCGGGTCGTGTCTCAGAGCGGGAATGCTTAGGAACCGCCGGAGATCATCCTGTATCTTGCCTGCTGAACCCGCTTCGGAAAACGATGTAAACAGATTGAGGAAACTTGCGCTTGCCACATCCCATTGCTTCTGCCTCACGGCTTCGTCAAAGGCCAGGCGGCAGTATTTCTGTATTTGATTCTCGCTGTCGCCTATGCCCAGCAGCTCGCTGCGGCTGGAATATATGCCAGCCAGGTTCACATAGGCATAGGCGAGATTGTCGTCGATGCGGTATTTCTTGCTTACCGCCACCGCCTGCGAGAGATAGTCGTAGGCGTGTTCAAAGTCAAGATAGTAGCACCCGTAGAGATAGCCCAAATTGTTTAGGGCAAGTGCATAGCACCGCATTTCGGCCTTGCTGCCCGTTTTTTTTCTATACCTGTTGGCTATGATGGTGTAGCACACCAATGCCGAATCGGGCTTGTGCCGCACATCGAGATAGTGCTTGCCCAAGTTCAAAAGGCGCTCGGTGGGCATGACGTTGTATTTCTTAAACTCCCTTGTGCCGAAGGCGGCCCCTGCCGCATAGCCACGCGTCGCAACAAGAAATAGCAATGACAATATATATATTATGGTGTGTCGCATGAGTAGCAATCTTTGAATACACTCGTAAAGTTACTAAAAAAGTTACTAAAATATTTCATGCCGATTTCCTTTTTTTTCGACCCCGACGAGGAGGACAACGTTTCTTTTATGTTCTGTTTCCTTGAAATTAGACACGCCCAAGAGGTTGAAAAGGAAGCCACTGCCCATAAATTTCCTAAATTTGCGACGAACCAACAAAACCATTAATATTATGAACAAAATTTTTCTGACCGGGCTTATTCTACTTTTGACAAGCCTCAACATCACATCAGCTCCTGTCACACCCGGCAGGGCCAAGGACATTGCAGCGCAGTTCCTCATCAAGGCTGCAAAGGCCAAGGGACACAACGTAGCTCCAGCCCCCGCGACGCTCTCGCTTGCCTACACAGGCATGGACGCCAATGGCCAGGCCACGCTCTACGCATTCAACCGCCGACCCAACGAGGGATTTGTGGTCATTGCCGCCGACGACCGGGCACCCGAGGTGCTCGGATATGCCGACCAGGGAACCTACGACACCGCCAGCATGCCAGCCAACATGAAATGGTGGCTCGGCCAGATGGAAGCGCAGATGGCTTACCTTATCACGCACCCCAACATGACCATGACCAAACCCCGCCACGCAGCAACGGTGGTGAAACCCCTGCTCGGGGAGATTGCTTGGGACCAGACGTCGCCCTACAACCTCTTATGCCCCTATATCTCCTACTATGACAAAGACGAGGAGGAAAACGTGAGCGGACGCGCCCCCACAGGCTGCGTGGCCACAGCCCTGGCACAGGTGATGTACTACTGGAAGTATCCTGCCGCATCCACGGGCAGCATTTCCTATACCACGGCCACGGCCAAAAAAAAGGTCAGTGCCGACTTGAACACGACCTACGACTGGAGCGTGATGACCCCGAAATGCAACAAGTATAGCGACGATACCACCAAAAACGCCATTGCAAAGCTCATGTTCAACGTCGGGGCTGCTCTCAAGAGCGACTATTTGCCCAATGGCACCGGGGCCTTCGATGTGGATGTGGTCCCCACCATCACAAAATATTTTGGCTACGACAAGGGAGCTCGTTATGTCCCGCGCGACTACACTCCTGCTGCCGACTACGAGCAGATGCTCATCGACGAGATTGAAGCCGGCCGACCCGTGCCCTACGGCGGTGTGACCAAGAAGCAAGAAGGCCACTTCTTTGTGCTCGATGGCATTGATGCCGACGGCCTCTACCACATCAACTGGGGATGGGGCGGCATGGACAACGGCTACTTCCTGATCTCCTCGCTCCACCCTGATGAACAAGGCACTGGCGGCAGCGCGTCGAGCGATGCCTTCAAGTATCACCAGCTCTTCATCGCCGGCATGCAGCCCGATCATGGCGGAACGGCCGAGACGGTGTGGCAGCTGAGCTACGACAAAGTGGGCGATATCTCCGGCACCTTCAACCGCAACAAAGCAGTGAAAACCACTGTCTACGGACTAACGAATATCTCATCCACCTCTGACACCCTATTCTGCAAGCTCTACTGGACACTCATGACGCCCGACAGTGCCGTCGTATGGCAGTCGCCCATAATGTCAGACACTCTGGGCCTCTATGACGGGTATAGCAAAATCACGCACAAGATCTCCATCCCCGACAGCATCAAGGCTGGAGCCTATCTGCTGGTGCCCTCCTACACCATCGCCAACGACAACTACAGCAAGATGCACTTCATGCACGTGCTCGCTGGTGCCAACAACTGCTACCGACTGACCCTGACCGACAAAGACATGACATGGCAGACCGCAGGCAGCCCGAAGGTCTCGGTCGAGGCTATCACTCCCGACACCCTCGTCGCCGGACAGACCAATCACATCTCGGTCACTTTCAACAACCAGGGCGGTGACTACGTGGGCGACTTGCACTTACAGCTCTATGTGAACGGGAAACGCAGGGTCTATCCCACTCAAACCACCGAGGACCGCATCGTGGCCATTCCCGGGAATGCCATCACCACCATAACCTTCGACGAGCCGCTCAAAAACAACCTTGTCAACGACAACGACTACGTGATAAGGTTCATCGGGGAAAGTGCCGAAGAAGATGAAGACGGGTTCAAGTCCGACATCGAACTGGCTGTAGCCCACATCGCCGTGAAAGGTGTAGAGAAACCTGCCGTGTTGTATATTGAAAATGAGCTTGAGCTCCTCAACGACTCCAACGGTGTCGTCCCCTTCAACAATATTGTCGTGCAAACAACCATCAGCAACGAGGGAAATGATTTCAACGGCCCGCTCACGGCAGTCTTCTACGACGAGGACGAATGGGATGAAACCGAGCGAATCAACACCCCCTCCATCACCATTCCATCGGGCAGCACGGGCACCAAGTTCACTTTTACTTTTGCAATGGAGAAGGCTGTACAGGGCCACAACTACAGTTTATCGCTCTACAACCCGCAATTGGAGGAGTCTTTGTTGCCAAGCTACAGAAACGAGGTGACCTTTGTGGCCGGAGCACCCATCGCTACAGGTGTGGCACAGCCCGTGGCCGACGACATGGTAAGCTTCGACGGCAGCCAGATAAGTTGCCAGGCACTGCACATCAGCCTCTACAACATCGTTGGCCAGCTCGTAGCATCGGTCAATGGGTCAACACTGTCGACTGCAGGCCTGCCTCAGGGCAACTACATCTTGCGCGCCAAGACGGCCCAGGGCATTGTGACAAAGAAAATAATCATCCGCTAATCTAAATATCAATTCTATTTTTCATCATGAAAGCAAAAAACATGTTTGTTGCTATCAGTCTGGCCGCCATGCTGCTTAGCGGCATGGCGGGCATGGCGGGCACGTTCGAGGCCTCACACTACTCGGCAGTCCTTCAGGGCTCGTGCATCTACGCCAAGTCATGGGACAGCGACGAGGGCTACACCCCCATGGGTATCTACCAGATGAGCGAGAGCGACACGTTTGCAGTGGTTCCGTTCCTAATCACCAAGAAAGTGATGTACAGCAACGGCGGCGGTGCCTTTGTGGGCGACGACTTCTACTGCGTGTGGAAACAAGAAGACCCAAGTTCGGGATACACCGTAACCCAGGTCATAAAGTGGAACTTGAAAACGGGCGAACGCGAAAACCTCGGTGTATGCGACAACAATCTCGCAGCCACAACGGCAGGCACTGCCATCGACCCGCAGTCGGGCAAGGTGTACGGCATCTTCTGGAACTCGTCCCAAAAAAGTGCTCGAGAACTCGGCATCGTTGACTATTCCAACAAGAAACGTACCACTATAGCCACCATCGGCAAGGCGCTCTATGCATTGTGCATCGACAAGACCGGGCAGATGTATGCCATCGATGGCGACGGCAACCTTGTGAAGATAGACAAGTCCAACGGCGAAATCGCTGTTGTAGGCCCAACGGGCATCAAGCCCAAATACATGCAGGCAGCCGTGGTCGACACCTACACCAACAAGATGTATTGGAACGCCATCACATCAAAGGATGCCTGGATTTGCGCTGTCGACCTGTCGACGGGTGCCGCGACCAAGCTGGCTCACCTGAGCGACCAAAACGAATTCTCGGCCATGCGCGTCCTCCCGCCGGCAGCAGCCGACAAGGCTCCCGCTCCTGTCACCAGCCTGAAGGCCAACTTTGTCGAGGCCAATACCACTGGCACTGTATCCTTCACAATGCCCACCGAGGCTTTCGACGGCACTCCGCTTGCCGGCACACTCGCCTACCAGATATCCAATGCCGACGAGAAGCTGCTTGAGGGCACTGCCTCGCCCGGACAACAGGTGAGCGACCAGGTCACGACTGCCCAGGGCATGCAAACCATCACCGTGGTGGCAGTCAACAACCAGGGCATCAGCCCGAAGCAAAGTGTCGAGAAATATGTGGGCTACGACACGCCCACTGCCCCCACCGGCGTCGCGCTCACAATCGACGAGACGGGCCAAGCCTCACTCTCGTGGCAGGCTCCTGCCCAGGGCGTGCATGGTGGATACATCGATGGCCAGCACCTCACCTACAACGTCGCTCGCCAGCCCGACGGAGAAACCATGGCAACAGGATTGACGGCTACGCAATGGACCACAACGCTCGGCCAGGGCTATGCCAATGCCTACAAGTATAGCGTCACAGCCAGCAATCACGGTCTTGAGAGTGAAGCAGCAGTCTCCAACCTCGCCGTATATGGCAGCGGTCTGGAAATTCCGTGGAGCTGCACCTTCGACGACGCATCTTCGCTCGACCTCTTTACCATCATCGATGCCAACGGCGACGACCACACGTGGAGATGGACAAAGTATCACGAGGGTGCCGCCTACTACATTTATAGCAAAACCAATGCCGCCGACGACTGGCTCATCTCGCCACCCCTGGCCTTGAAGGCCAACAAGGACTATATTGTGAAATTTGACAACGAGGTGCTGAAATCCATATACCCTGAAAAGATGGAGCTGCGTTACGGCCAAGGACTCGACACCGCCGACTATAAGGTGGTGATGCCGGTCACAACGTTCACCAACGCAGAATACAACACCAACGCCTTTACTATCGTTCCAGAACAAGACGGCGACTACCGGCTGGCTTTCCACATCGTGAGCGATGCCAACCAGGGCTCGATGTCGATCGACAGCCTCCAGGTAGACTATGCCCCCGTATCGGGCGTCAAGACAGTGACCGCCTGCGATAGCGAAAACGACAATCTCACCTTCGATCTGTGCGGGCGTCAAGTCGACGGCAACAATTTGCAGTCGGGCATCTACATCCGCAATGGCAAGAAGGTGATCATCGTCAAGTAAACACGTTTGCGATTCCACCTTACTGGCCTGTTTTTAGCATCAGCACATCATCGCAGATTCTGGAAAAAATAGATATATAGCACACCACAAGCCAACGAGGTGCACTATCGAGTAGGAGGTAAACACTAATCATAGGGTGTTTATCTCCTATTTTCGTGTTTACCGACCTCTCACACCACCGTACGTGCCGTTCGGCATACGGCGGTTCTTAACGCGGGTGCTTTTTTCTCGTAATATTCCGTAAGCGTGGGATAGTGCGCTCGTTTCAAGTTCTCATTGGATATAGCACGTGTAAGTATGGGGCTATGGACGGTGCGCCAATAGCCTTTTCGGGTATTTGCCCACTGCCATGCCTGCCATTTGGCGATGCCACATCTTTGTAGGTTCTTGAAGCGTGTCCGCACTCGTTTCCAGCCTTTCCATATACAC
This window contains:
- a CDS encoding NUDIX domain-containing protein, which produces MDDDKKYCYKYPRPAVTTDCVLLSPDGGQMQVLLVERGHEPYKGCWALPGGFINIDEDAPAACRRELKEETGIAAGQLMQLGAYTKPDRDPRGRVISIVFLAYVDKRVEPQAGDDASKARWFKLTELPELAFDHAQILRDVAAML
- a CDS encoding PglZ domain-containing protein, with product MSKEQILWADDEIDLLKPHILFLNNKGYEVTTVTNGRDALDLLQSQNFDLIILDENMPGISGLEALQQIKIAQPNVPVIMITKSEEENIMNQAIGSEIADYLIKPVNPMQILLSIKKNLHSSDLVAEKVQSDYQQEFMRISQMINMAATIDDWYEVYSTLVRWELSLSNADTGMVDLLHAQKVEANSAWAKFVRRNYEKWVTTDTHPLMSHEIFKTQLLPLLDNQEKVCFVVIDNFRLDQWKTISPLLSDYFNVESEALYTTILPTATQYARNAIFSGLMPIDIERMFPDLWVDEDEDEGKNLNEAPLIQTFFDRYRRRFKFSYNKMNDTAAGEHLVQNFSQLDNYDLNVLVFNFVDILSHARTESKMIRELANDDEAYRRLTETWFRNSYALEIFKLIARKGWKVVLTTDHGTVRVENAIKVVGDKNTNTNLRYKVGKNLSYNPKQVYEIKQPKRYGLPLLNVSSTYIFASNRDFFAYPNNYNYYVQYYTDTFQHGGISMEEMLVPLVTLTAK
- a CDS encoding helix-turn-helix domain-containing protein, with amino-acid sequence MRHTIIYILSLLFLVATRGYAAGAAFGTREFKKYNVMPTERLLNLGKHYLDVRHKPDSALVCYTIIANRYRKKTGSKAEMRCYALALNNLGYLYGCYYLDFEHAYDYLSQAVAVSKKYRIDDNLAYAYVNLAGIYSSRSELLGIGDSENQIQKYCRLAFDEAVRQKQWDVASASFLNLFTSFSEAGSAGKIQDDLRRFLSIPALRHDPLSKFVYDDYRGTLAYNRGAYREALATFRQQLRDADAVKSVTMNCRVLALWNIYEVYHKTKQWDEAMHILDRLEEYASQYADAATHNKVLQHKSDLYRERGETALATHYDYLYLKSKDSLLTRSNADRMERSVFVHELSRVNTQLAESNARHHQMVMAVLVLLAFIIVIAVALVVNIRGLRKQKAYVRKLYEKNVELLEHKSAIATAAQSGLNRAAGLSEDLKSSLLEHIDQTINNPEIFCAQDFSLHQLATLVESNDKYVSHVINERYRKNFKQLLNEARVAEACRRLGDQEHYGHLTIAAIANDVGFGSRSNFALAFKRVTGISPSDYLRQAHHKG
- a CDS encoding thiol protease/hemagglutinin PrtT, with the translated sequence MNKIFLTGLILLLTSLNITSAPVTPGRAKDIAAQFLIKAAKAKGHNVAPAPATLSLAYTGMDANGQATLYAFNRRPNEGFVVIAADDRAPEVLGYADQGTYDTASMPANMKWWLGQMEAQMAYLITHPNMTMTKPRHAATVVKPLLGEIAWDQTSPYNLLCPYISYYDKDEEENVSGRAPTGCVATALAQVMYYWKYPAASTGSISYTTATAKKKVSADLNTTYDWSVMTPKCNKYSDDTTKNAIAKLMFNVGAALKSDYLPNGTGAFDVDVVPTITKYFGYDKGARYVPRDYTPAADYEQMLIDEIEAGRPVPYGGVTKKQEGHFFVLDGIDADGLYHINWGWGGMDNGYFLISSLHPDEQGTGGSASSDAFKYHQLFIAGMQPDHGGTAETVWQLSYDKVGDISGTFNRNKAVKTTVYGLTNISSTSDTLFCKLYWTLMTPDSAVVWQSPIMSDTLGLYDGYSKITHKISIPDSIKAGAYLLVPSYTIANDNYSKMHFMHVLAGANNCYRLTLTDKDMTWQTAGSPKVSVEAITPDTLVAGQTNHISVTFNNQGGDYVGDLHLQLYVNGKRRVYPTQTTEDRIVAIPGNAITTITFDEPLKNNLVNDNDYVIRFIGESAEEDEDGFKSDIELAVAHIAVKGVEKPAVLYIENELELLNDSNGVVPFNNIVVQTTISNEGNDFNGPLTAVFYDEDEWDETERINTPSITIPSGSTGTKFTFTFAMEKAVQGHNYSLSLYNPQLEESLLPSYRNEVTFVAGAPIATGVAQPVADDMVSFDGSQISCQALHISLYNIVGQLVASVNGSTLSTAGLPQGNYILRAKTAQGIVTKKIIIR
- a CDS encoding choice-of-anchor J domain-containing protein, which translates into the protein MKAKNMFVAISLAAMLLSGMAGMAGTFEASHYSAVLQGSCIYAKSWDSDEGYTPMGIYQMSESDTFAVVPFLITKKVMYSNGGGAFVGDDFYCVWKQEDPSSGYTVTQVIKWNLKTGERENLGVCDNNLAATTAGTAIDPQSGKVYGIFWNSSQKSARELGIVDYSNKKRTTIATIGKALYALCIDKTGQMYAIDGDGNLVKIDKSNGEIAVVGPTGIKPKYMQAAVVDTYTNKMYWNAITSKDAWICAVDLSTGAATKLAHLSDQNEFSAMRVLPPAAADKAPAPVTSLKANFVEANTTGTVSFTMPTEAFDGTPLAGTLAYQISNADEKLLEGTASPGQQVSDQVTTAQGMQTITVVAVNNQGISPKQSVEKYVGYDTPTAPTGVALTIDETGQASLSWQAPAQGVHGGYIDGQHLTYNVARQPDGETMATGLTATQWTTTLGQGYANAYKYSVTASNHGLESEAAVSNLAVYGSGLEIPWSCTFDDASSLDLFTIIDANGDDHTWRWTKYHEGAAYYIYSKTNAADDWLISPPLALKANKDYIVKFDNEVLKSIYPEKMELRYGQGLDTADYKVVMPVTTFTNAEYNTNAFTIVPEQDGDYRLAFHIVSDANQGSMSIDSLQVDYAPVSGVKTVTACDSENDNLTFDLCGRQVDGNNLQSGIYIRNGKKVIIVK